AACAAAAGTATTTATATTTACGgacaaaaagttgaagaaatCTAGAAAGGTAGGTTTCAAAACTAACCAAAAATCTGAATAGAGTTGCTTTGGATGTTCCAAGTTCATGAAGGCCGGACACTCCAACCATCCTTGTCTTGTCTTCAAGAGAGCTCCAAAGAAGACAAATAAGAGACCTCCACATGTTCCGGTTGAGGGAATCACCTACGAACGCAAGACGCTTCCCTCTTAGCCTCTCCAACATATCCTTTGGATCCAACCTTGAATAATTCGAAGCCACAACAGTCATATAAATAAGCTTTTGGCAAACAAAGAACAGGAGGAGCTCTCTTTTGTCAAATGTTCAAGACTCACTTCCGATcacaaatataataaaaatttgaatttgttgatGTGCaccgccttttttttttttttttcgctgtATGACTTCTTTTACAATTGCTCTacaattaaacatttttctcctatattcactttttatttttgcaaaaacaacctttattcttttaaaatgtGACACTGAAAAACGTGactcattttcaagaaaataagaaaaaaaagaaagtgaatgatattatttattgttttacCTTGGGATATTGCAGCCATTCGGCTGCCATCTCCATTTCTCGTAATTTCTATCTGGCCGCCCATTTTGATAGCAATTGGTGGAGGTTTCTACGTATGGGCAAGACCCTGCAGGGTAGTGAGGATAAGACTCATCCCACACCCACCTCCCATCAAATATGTCGCATTCCATCTTCGACTTGTCTGGGCCGACCGTTTTGGTGATCAACGGCCTCTCTCTTTCGGTGCCTTCACTCCTCACACCAGTCTTCATCCGCCAACCTTCGCTACTCACACCCGTCTTAATCCGCCACCCTGATCTCCTaccctctctccttccttctcttctcccttctctGCGCTTGCGTTGAACTTGCTGAATCTTTACAGGGACATCACCATCGTTCTCCTTCACGACATTGGTGGCGTTGCCGGTGAACGTGCCGTTTTCTCCGGGGAGAGTCACTGTTGGACTGCTAGTCATATTGCTAACGCTGTCTGGACTTATCTCCACCTCCAAGTCACGCTTCACGAAATTGGTGGCGTTCCCGGTGAACGTGCTGTTTTCTTCGGGGAAAGTCACTATGAGAGTGCTAGTCATATTGGTAACGCTGTCTGGAGTTCTCTCCGTCACCACGTTTTCCCCGGTGAGAGTCACCGTGGGGGTGCTGGTCATATTGTCCTCGCTATCTGGACTTCTCTCCACCTCCAAATCACCGACCACGAACGCGTTGCCACCGTATCGATATTGCCGCAAAATCTCTCGTTCTCGCGCCGAGATATTGTACCTTTCATTAGCCGCAACAAGCAGCTTTTCAAGCTCGTCTTCGACATCCAGAGACTGGAGGCGGCTGTCGCCAGTTGAGCCTGCGTCGTCGCCGGAAACTCCATTAACAGTTTGAGTCGGATTCCCAGTGGACGACGGGGAAGCAATTGGAAAAGCGCTATTTGGTTCTCGCTGGTAGCTGCCGGAGGGAATGGAATCATTCCCATCATCGTGGACCTTGAGCGAGAGAGGCGGGTCCACCTGCCTCATCTCCACCTCGTCAAAATTTAGTTCTTTTTCCTTGGACATTCCGCTGCGATGGCCGTCATTAAGTTTTTCAGAAGCACAGACGTTGGGATCAGGGAGTGCGTAAGAGGAGGCGGCCAACAccgaagaagaagtagaagagagAGGGGCGGTCGTTctggagaaggagaaagagaacgAAAAAGGAGCCTTCGCAGGACTGCACATTGCTAGGAGGAGTGTGAAGAACATAAAAGCCGTCAAGAAACCATAAGCAAAGGAAAGGGCATTCCCCGACGCGCGCAGACTAAGAAGGCGCTTGAGCCGGAGGGTGAGGACGGCCGGCAGGTCCTTCTTCGCTCCGTCCATGGGAAGCAAAAGGCTAGAAAATGAAACGAGAAGGGATGAGAGGAGAAGCTACGACATGAATAAGTGTGTGGAGTGAAGTTGGGGTTAAGTGATTTAATAGCGGTTGTACATACGCCAACTGCCTATTTTTCATCGTTTCCTTGAGTTTTTTTCATTCGGGTTTTCCTTTCATAGGCCCTACCTTTGTCTCTTATTTCTAAAACTGATCAACAAAGaacacattttacaaaaaactttctctaacatttttttgtttcccaaGTAACCCGCATTTCACTCCAGACAGATTTCATGCAAATTGTGGTCCTTATTGCACGAAGTTAAAGGCAGAAAAGTTAAGATTGAAACTGAAAATTCCACTGTTTCAGTTCTCGTATACCTTCTTGGCAGGAACTAGTAGTCTTGAGTTACATGGAATCACGCATAATTATGAGAAGATGACAGTTACCTACCCTTGAGCAAAATGTGTAATTTTGAGAAGATGACGGTTCCATTTAACTGTAGAAAAATCAACACTTGAGAATTTCGCTACAtacttaaaataaaaagtaagtTGGTTCTCTTTCTCATAGAATAATATCAGAGGTCAAAATGTTTCCGAGCATATGAACTGTATCGGTCACACACCCATCTGCCAAATACagtaaaaaaaattctcatcCACATGCAGTCGATATATTTCCTGGTTTGATTTTTTTACATCTCAGTTATCGATTTTGACAAGGCACAATAATTCAATGGCGGAGAAGGGGTGCATGTCATGAAACCCCAAAAATATAGCTTGTACATTAGCTGACCAAGCATTTGTAGAGTCATCACCAACTCTCTTGAAAGAGTCGAGATGACTCAAGAGGCTTGTAGCCTCTTCCTTTGTTAAGTCGGTACAAGCCTCATTGTTTAAGTCGGTGCATGTGTAATGATGACAtgaaatacaaataaaaataaaaaaatgagaaaaagaaatgaatgagaagtcggtggaagcatccaccaccgactttctctccctataaatagggacgtTGGGCCATGGTGAGAGTGTGTGAAAAAATTGTGAGTTGGGTGTGCTCTATTTGTGAGCTTGTGAGTGTTAGCTCGTGTGTTCACTTCGTGAGCTTGAGCGTTGCAGTTTCAAGTGTGCGCTGCAAGGGCGTTAGGTGTGTTAGCTCACTGCGTGAGtcgaggtgagttttcttaagtcctcttttgtaatatccagattgatgaataaataagtttgcttgttcaagtatactttgccaagttattattgagtatcagtttggacgtcgagactctgttGGATTTTTTccgcataaatttgagtttgtagctgagttatATTTAAGGCCTGCATTACGTTTCCgaacaagtggtatcagagcgaggttcTGTCTGAGGGCCGATTTATTGGAATAGTTATATCCTGAAATTATGGCGGCATTAGCGGTTGCATTAAACAATATTGAGAAACTTAACAACAGTAATTATAGCTACTGGAAATCCTGTATGGAGTCGTATTTTCTAGGACAAGAATTATGGGAGATAGTATTGAGATCAGACAGTAATATTCCTGTCGACGAGGAAgcgaagaagaaatggatgattaAAGCAGGAAAAACTTTATTTGCAATTATGGTATCAATCGAGaaagatttattagagcatatacgaGAAGCTACgactcctaaagaagcatgggaTGCTTTTGCAACCCTATTTTCTCGAGCTAATGATGCCCGCCTgcaattgttagaaaatgatctAGCTACATTAACTGAGGGAAGCATGTTgatagcagaatattttatgaaggttaaaaatatCTATAGAGAGATATCTCAAATTGATCCTGAGTCAAAGATCAGTGAGGCCCGTATACGGAGAATACTTATTCGCGGACTTCGTCCAGAATTTGGCAGTTTCATAATTGGTGTTCAAAGctggccagttcaaccaactttgtttGAGTTAGAGaatctcttgatcaatcaagaaacattagcgAAGCAAATGGCTGGGCTTTCTCTCAAGGGAAATAATGAGGAAGCtttgtttagtaagggtcagAGATCACGATGGCCAGCTAAGCCAGTCATTAGGTTTCCAAGTAGGAACATTgataacaagaaagagaaaaatgtacaaaagaaaacaagagaaactacacaGCAGTGGAGACCAAAGGTAAAATGTTTTAGATGTGGAAAATTGGGTCATATCGCTCGTGACTGCAAAGTcagaataaatgaaggaaatgcaaTCATGACAAGTAAGCAACATGGAGGAGCTAATGAGACCGTACAGAAAAGTTCGTTTCTGTACTCAATGGaggtaaaagaaaatattacgCAAGAAGGATGCAATTCCGCCTATATAAAacctccaaaagaaaaagaagagaagatcaattatcaaactgattggataattgattctggatgcTCAAATCATATGACCGGTGATGAGAGCAAGTTCGTAAGTCtgaaagaatatgatggaaatcgagttgttgttactgctaacaacacaaagcttccagtggcacatattggagaagcaaAGGTTGTAGCCAACTTTGGCAAAGACCGGATTTTACGGAACGTTTATCATGTTTCAGGAATGACTAAGAACTTGTTATCTGTGCCACAACTTACAGCGTTAGGTCACTATGTCGTGTTCGGCCCAAATGATGTGAAGGTTTATAAGGATGCAGATGTTCAAAGAACTCCCATGtttgaaggaaggaaagttgagtcaatatatgtcttgtccgcagaaacaacatatattgacaaagcaaagaagcatgacactgcagatatctggcatgagagactcgctcatgttggatacaacAAACTTCGGGAGATGTCTAACAAGGGGCAGTTGATTGGCCTGCCCAAGCTTGAGGTACGAACAGATAAAGTATGCCCAGGATGTCAATATGGAAAGGCGCACATGAGGccatacaaagaatcaaaatataaagCTAAAGCGCCATTCGAGCTTGTGCATTCAGACGTATTCGGCAAAGTACCAGACCCATCAGTTGGAGGtaagtggtattttatcacttttattgatgatttttcgagatatacttgggtttattttatgaaagaaaagtctgaagcacttgaaaattttaaggagTTTCACCAAATGGTGAAAAATGAACTTAGGCATAGAATTCGGTGTCTACGAACCGATAATGGTGGTGAATATACATCCAATATGTTTATGGCATACACGAGACAACATGGTATTCAAAGACAATTCACATGTGCCTATACGCCACAACAAAATAGAGtggcagaaagaaaaaatcgtCACATAGCAGAAACGTGCcgaagcatgatgcatgcaaagaacatgccaccaagATTTTGGGCCGAGTGTGTCAGCACCGCTGTACACGTAATTAATCGACTACCAATGACGAGATTGAATTTTaagtctccatatgaaatgctcCATAAAAAGAAGCCATCTGTGAgttattttagagtatttggttatgtttgttatgtttttatatcTGAGCAGCACAGGACTAAGTTCGACAAAAAGGCACAGAGGTGTGTCTTTGTCGGATATGACCCATATCGGAAAGGATGGAGATGTGCTAATCATAGCACTGGACAAGTTTATGTTTCTCGCGACGTCATCTTCGATGAAGCATCATCGTGGTGgtcagaagagaagaagacGCTTCCAGACTCTCCAGTTCTTGAGAGAGatgttcaaaacaaaatacaatttgagatgaatGAAGGAGAGCCTGAGCTTGAAGACACAGAAGCAAGACAGCCAGATAAAGAAGTTCATTGCCCAAGACAAGAAGAACGTACAGATCCATGGAGAATAGGAGTCAGTCCAATCCAACAAAgaactgcagaagaagaaagaccatcacaatTCGAAGAGCCAGAAGGAGCTCCAATAGCACTAAGAAGATCAACGAGAATACgaaaaccaaatcccaagtatgTAGATGCAGATTGTGCCATTATGGAGGAGATCGAGCCAGCTTcctttgaagaagcaaaagatgttgaaaagtgGCAATcagcaatgaaagatgaaatgaagtcACTAGAACATAACGAAACCTGGGAGCTCGTTCCAAAGCCTGCAGGAGTAAAGCCCATTACTTgtaaatgggtttacaaaataaaaagaaagacagatggctcagttgatagatataaggTTCGACTATTCGCGAGAGGATTTTCTCAGCAGTATAatattgattttgaagaaacttttagtcctgTTGCGAAGATCACATCCGTATGTATTCTGATAGCCATTGCTGCAAGCAAATCCTGGAAGCTATggcaaatggatgtgaaaaatgctttcttatatggagatctcgatcatgaaatctatatggagcAGCTTGAaggattcaaatattcaaaCGAGTCAAACTACGTCTGCAAGCTAAGAAAAGCACTCTATGGACTGAAGCAAGCACCCAGAGCATGGTATGGAAAAATAGCTGAGTTTTTGgtgtttagtggatttcaagtctCTTCAGCAGATTCAAGTCTCTTCGTCAAGGCAAGAGGTACGAAACTTACTAtcttgttaatttatgttgatgatttaattatcactggagatgacaatgaagaaattaatctcattcgtgaacatctcacggtgagatttgaaatgaaagagctggggGAGTTGCGACACTTCCTTGGATTGGAAATTGATTATGAATCTAGAGgactatttttaagtcaaaagaagtATGCTCATGACTTACTACGTAAGTATGGTATGTTCGGATGCAAACCTATCTCAACACCAATTGAGATAAATGCAAAGCTTAGAACTGACGAAGGAGACAAGCTAGAAGACGTTACTATGTATCGGCAACTGGTTGGAAGCCTAATCTACTTAACAttgacaagaccagacattgccTATGCAGTTGGTGTCGTGAGCAGGTTTATGCAAACTCCAAGAAAGACACATTTAGAAGcagtaaaaagaatattaaggtatatcaaaggaactcttgactttggtatactttatgaaagagggacaacttgtcaagttgttggtcattgtCATGCGGATTATGCTGGAGACTTATCAACTCGAAGATCGACCACTGGATATACATTCATTCTTGGAAGTGGTGTAATTTCATGGTGCAGCAAGAGACAGCCGACAGTTTCACTGTCTacaacagaagctgaatatagagcagcatctcaagcagcacaagaatgtgtgtggttgatgcgactgctgaaagacattaaacaagacGTGGATTATGCACTGAGACTCTActgcgataatcaaagtgcagTCAGACTTGCAGAAAATCTTGTCTTCCATTCTCgaacaaaacacatagaagtggaacatcattttatcagagAAAAGGTACTCAGAGGAGAAATTCAATTGCAGCCAATCGCAtcagaagatcaagttgctgacatcTTTACCAAAGGCCTGCCAGTGCAAACGTTCACCAAGTTTCGAAGAATGTTAGGAGTCATAAGTAGAGAGTCGGTAATGGGGGGAGATTgtagagtcatcaccgactctcttggaAGAGTCGAGATGACTCAAGAGGCTTGTAGCCTCTTCCTTTGTTAAGTCGGTACAAGCCTCATTGTTTAAGTCGGTGCATGTGTAATGAtgacatgaaataaaaataaaataaaataaaaatgagaaaaagaaatgaatgagaagtcggtggaagcatccaccaccgactttctctccctataaatagggacgtTGGGCCATGGTgagagtatgtgaaaaaattGTGAGTTGGGTGTGCTCTATTTGTGAGCTTGTGAGTGTTAGCTCGTGTGTTCACTTCGTGAGCTCGAGCGTTGCAGTTTCAAGTGTGCGCTGCAAGGGCGTTAGGTGTGTTAGCTCACTGCGTGAGTCAAGGTGAGTTTTCTTAAGTCCTCTTTTGTAATATTcagtttgatgaataaataagtttgcttgttcaagtatactttgccaagttattattgagtatcaGTTTAGACGTCGAGACTCTGTTGGATTTTCTCtgcataaatttgagtttgtagctgagttatATTTAGGACCCGCATTACGTTTCCCAACAGCATTGTCTTTTCAACTTGACCACATGATGGTGTTCGCATATGCAAGCATTAATAAGGACGTATATCTTTTGGACCACATGACGCTACATTCTTAGTGGCACAAGATTTTGCCTCTTGTGATTGCCGTTTACTGTTGAACACAATggaagaaataatttactagATATACATTAATGAAAAGTTCAGAAGGGTGGTGATATTATCTATTCCCAAATTGACAGCACACCAATTCTTCATGAGTAGTAATATCGGACTTGgaagtgaatattattttgcAAAGATATTGTTTTATGATTGCACGAGTAGCCGAAATTCCCCATGTACCTAAGATCTAAGATTATATGTGACTCTGATTGTAATGACAATGCACCTTTAGGCCCCACCTTATATAACCCTGCCAACATAACCACATAAATTTGGCCGGCTGACGTTTTAGCTTTAGCGTGtagaaaaaacagcaaaaactaTTTAATCTATTTGAATCTTCCGAATCCCAACTATTTACGACTCTATACAAGGAACGGTGGCGGCTACACAAAGCACAATTATTATTGAAATCTTTTATACTCGATTAAATTGCAGCGTGGCTTGAGCTCATGGGATTGAAGTAAAGCAGCCTATATCATGGGGAAATTATTGAATAACTCTGTTTGATATTTCCCTTAGTTTTATGAAATTGATGTCCGCATATGGATGAGCGACGACGAATGACAGGTACGTGTTTGGCAGTGAATCATTTTACGTCGGAGAATATCTGTACTTTTGGGGTTTAAAACTTTGCAGTTCTAGATTAAACTGAAGTTGCGGAGAACTACTCACATTTTTTATGCCTTGTATGATGAATATACCTTTCTCAGTATCAGAAAGATAGTCGAATCATTGAAAGGGCATGTTTGATCTATCTGGATAGGGCTTGTCAAGTTTAATTGAAAGCACTTAAGAGAGTAAATCAGATCCAGGTCGGACTCGGGGGCTGATTTATGCTGGTCTTCCCCTGTTTGGAGAAGGCGTAATTTGATGCTCTCAGCAATCTATACGTATTGGAAGGAAATATCTTCAAAGCTTCCTATCATGCATGTAgtagttctttttcttcatatattgTTTGAGTATGTTTTATTCTTGAGCAGGAGGgcttttatatttaatttttacagACCCAAAACGCCTTCAATATTGTATTGCGCCTTTTAGATGAGATttgtgatgaaagttaatgcaaaattaatgcagctgcctttatgaagaaggtga
Above is a window of Nymphaea colorata isolate Beijing-Zhang1983 chromosome 8, ASM883128v2, whole genome shotgun sequence DNA encoding:
- the LOC116258438 gene encoding protein trichome birefringence-like 1 yields the protein MDGAKKDLPAVLTLRLKRLLSLRASGNALSFAYGFLTAFMFFTLLLAMCSPAKAPFSFSFSFSRTTAPLSSTSSSVLAASSYALPDPNVCASEKLNDGHRSGMSKEKELNFDEVEMRQVDPPLSLKVHDDGNDSIPSGSYQREPNSAFPIASPSSTGNPTQTVNGVSGDDAGSTGDSRLQSLDVEDELEKLLVAANERYNISAREREILRQYRYGGNAFVVGDLEVERSPDSEDNMTSTPTVTLTGENVVTERTPDSVTNMTSTLIVTFPEENSTFTGNATNFVKRDLEVEISPDSVSNMTSSPTVTLPGENGTFTGNATNVVKENDGDVPVKIQQVQRKRREGRREGRREGRRSGWRIKTGVSSEGWRMKTGVRSEGTERERPLITKTVGPDKSKMECDIFDGRWVWDESYPHYPAGSCPYVETSTNCYQNGRPDRNYEKWRWQPNGCNIPRLDPKDMLERLRGKRLAFVGDSLNRNMWRSLICLLWSSLEDKTRMVGVSGLHELGTSKATLFRFLDYQCTLEFFWSAFLVDEQEISHPNGTIRKKLRLDNIATFAPSYKNADILIFNSGHWWVPAKTNNGKDFFELGNSMYGYLESKRAYLMALMTWAKWIDANVNPNKTRVFFRAFSNVHYRGRQWNSSGHCQKEAEPIMNDTYLSPQPLEMKLAEKVIRKMRTPVTYLNITKLTDYRKDAHPSIYTSPKIVRKKYQDYTSPKIVRKKYQDCSHWCLPGIPDTWNELLYAMLIMKTKLDQAD